A section of the Hippea sp. KM1 genome encodes:
- a CDS encoding pyridoxal phosphate-dependent aminotransferase yields the protein MVCVNMNVVDLPLSATLEINEKSNLMIAQGKKVYKLGLGQSPFPVPTPVVEALKKYAHIKDYLPVKGLYELREAIKKYYQKSQGIEFEVENILIGPGSKELMFIAQLVMYSELLLPAPSWVSYAPQAKILGRRVSWLETKKEDDWLLRGNVLEHYCKNNPNTSKVMILNYPNNPTGKTYSEEQLKEIARVAQKYGVIIISDEIYGELHHEGKHISIAKFYPEGTIISSGLSKWCGAGGWRLGTFAIPRELSWLADKMASVASETFTSVSAPIQYASIRAFEFDDEIMDYLNRSRRILKALASYIYENFKRVGIETPLADGAFYYLPDFSNLKDKLSKRGIYTSRQLCNAILDEKSVAFLPGDDFGRPPNELTARIAYVDFDGEVALEAAKKEDVNEGFLRKYCTNTIEAIDRICDWVSTL from the coding sequence ATGGTTTGTGTTAATATGAATGTTGTGGATTTACCTTTGTCTGCCACGCTTGAGATAAATGAAAAGAGTAATTTGATGATTGCCCAGGGCAAGAAGGTTTACAAGCTTGGCCTTGGGCAGTCGCCTTTTCCCGTTCCGACACCCGTTGTTGAGGCGCTAAAAAAATACGCCCACATCAAGGACTATCTGCCGGTTAAGGGGCTTTATGAGTTGAGGGAGGCAATTAAAAAATACTATCAAAAATCCCAGGGCATCGAATTTGAGGTTGAAAACATTCTCATAGGCCCGGGCTCTAAGGAGCTGATGTTTATAGCGCAGCTTGTTATGTATTCTGAACTGCTCCTGCCGGCCCCGAGTTGGGTTTCCTATGCCCCTCAAGCTAAAATTTTGGGCAGAAGGGTATCGTGGCTTGAGACAAAGAAAGAGGACGATTGGCTCCTTAGAGGTAATGTATTGGAGCATTACTGCAAAAACAACCCCAACACATCGAAGGTTATGATATTGAACTATCCAAACAACCCGACGGGCAAGACATATAGCGAAGAACAACTCAAAGAGATTGCAAGAGTTGCACAAAAGTACGGTGTAATCATCATCTCCGATGAGATTTACGGTGAGCTGCATCATGAAGGCAAGCACATCTCCATAGCTAAGTTTTATCCAGAAGGCACGATAATCAGCAGTGGACTGAGTAAGTGGTGTGGTGCCGGCGGCTGGAGGCTTGGGACATTTGCCATACCAAGAGAGCTTTCATGGCTTGCCGATAAGATGGCCTCCGTTGCCAGCGAAACATTTACATCCGTCAGTGCCCCAATTCAGTATGCATCCATAAGGGCCTTTGAGTTTGACGATGAGATAATGGACTATCTGAACCGCAGCAGGAGGATACTAAAGGCTTTGGCGTCTTACATATATGAGAACTTCAAAAGGGTCGGGATAGAGACACCGCTTGCAGACGGGGCCTTTTACTATCTGCCCGATTTTTCGAATTTGAAGGATAAGCTAAGCAAAAGGGGAATTTATACAAGCAGGCAGCTCTGCAATGCTATTTTGGATGAAAAGTCGGTTGCGTTTTTACCTGGGGATGATTTTGGAAGACCCCCAAATGAGCTGACAGCGAGGATAGCATATGTGGATTTCGATGGTGAGGTTGCACTGGAGGCGGCTAAAAAAGAGGATGTTAATGAGGGGTTCTTGCGCAAATATTGCACAAATACGATCGAGGCCATAGATAGAATATGTGATTGGGTCTCGACTCTATAG
- a CDS encoding ISL3 family transposase yields MSSVANVMQELFEKALGIAPPWFIERIEFSQDEKRLDIYINFKRGSKFSYFDNKNNKEFSNLSAYDTTTKKWRHLNFFEHECYLHARIPRVKLPDGTIKTIKAPWEGVSSGFSLLFEALLLQLCSSMPVNQVSKLINVHNDKIWDMLDKYVNKAKEYEDSSNIDSVGIDETSIAKGHEYITLFVDLNKRRTLFVAEGKDASTVKEFVKDFKEHKAEIDNIRNVSCDMSPAFIKGVREYIPNADITFDKFHILKIINEAVDSVRKQESKENKLLKGTKYIWLKNKQNLTRKQREALKELTISNMNLKTIRAYNIRQSFQDIYNAETEEEFTAYLKKWYFWATHSRLKPIIESAKTIKKHWNGIINWFRSRINNGILEGLNSVIQAAKAKARGYRTFKNYRIIVYLLTGKLDFSLVNKSLRGI; encoded by the coding sequence ATGAGCTCTGTGGCTAATGTTATGCAGGAACTGTTTGAAAAGGCATTGGGTATTGCACCACCCTGGTTTATAGAAAGGATAGAGTTTAGTCAAGATGAGAAAAGATTGGACATATACATAAATTTCAAAAGAGGTTCCAAATTCAGCTATTTCGATAATAAAAACAACAAAGAGTTCTCTAATTTAAGCGCTTATGATACTACAACAAAGAAGTGGAGACATCTGAATTTCTTTGAGCATGAGTGTTATCTTCATGCAAGAATCCCAAGGGTAAAACTGCCGGATGGAACTATAAAAACAATAAAAGCTCCCTGGGAGGGTGTAAGCAGTGGATTTAGTCTGCTTTTTGAAGCTTTACTTTTGCAGCTATGCTCATCCATGCCTGTTAATCAGGTATCTAAACTCATCAATGTCCATAATGATAAAATATGGGATATGCTTGATAAATATGTGAATAAAGCAAAAGAATATGAAGATTCCTCCAATATTGATTCTGTAGGTATAGATGAAACAAGTATAGCCAAGGGACATGAATACATCACCCTGTTTGTGGATTTAAACAAAAGGAGAACACTGTTTGTGGCAGAGGGCAAAGATGCATCAACAGTCAAAGAGTTTGTAAAAGACTTTAAAGAGCATAAAGCAGAGATAGACAACATTAGAAATGTCAGTTGCGATATGTCGCCTGCATTTATCAAAGGAGTAAGAGAATACATACCCAATGCCGATATTACATTCGATAAATTTCATATCCTTAAGATTATCAATGAGGCAGTGGATAGTGTAAGAAAACAAGAATCCAAAGAAAATAAACTGCTGAAAGGAACCAAATATATCTGGCTTAAGAATAAACAGAATCTCACAAGAAAACAGAGAGAGGCTTTGAAAGAATTGACAATATCAAATATGAATCTGAAAACTATAAGGGCATATAACATAAGACAGTCTTTTCAAGACATCTATAATGCAGAAACAGAAGAAGAGTTTACAGCCTACCTGAAAAAATGGTATTTCTGGGCAACCCATTCAAGATTAAAACCCATAATAGAGTCTGCAAAAACAATTAAAAAACACTGGAATGGAATCATAAATTGGTTTAGAAGCAGAATCAACAATGGAATACTTGAGGGATTAAACTCTGTTATTCAGGCAGCAAAGGCAAAAGCAAGAGGATATAGGACATTTAAAAACTACAGAATTATAGTATACCTTCTAACAGGCAAACTTGATTTCAGTCTGGTCAACAAGAGTTTGAGGGGGATTTAG
- a CDS encoding CoA-transferase subunit beta: MDSLNYNEMELMICVASRVFEDGASVSVGTGVPCAAAMLSQKLYAPNLLITFEAGSVAPLLPSMPLSVGDSTTMRKAIQTTSTADAMEMLQRGLIDYCFLGGAQIDMYGNLNSTVIGDYRKPSVRFPGSGGANDFASMSWRTIVVTPQSKRRFTNNIDFITTPGYLTGPGERERAGLPKGTGPYKVITNMAVLGFDDKTKRMMVESVHPGYTLDDVRNNTDFELLVAEDITQTKPPTEEELYILRNEVDPFRAVIGKKAQ; this comes from the coding sequence ATGGATAGCCTGAATTATAACGAGATGGAGCTGATGATCTGTGTGGCAAGTCGGGTTTTTGAGGATGGCGCCTCTGTTTCTGTTGGAACGGGTGTTCCCTGTGCTGCGGCCATGCTATCGCAGAAGTTGTATGCCCCCAATCTATTGATAACCTTTGAGGCGGGTTCTGTTGCTCCTCTGTTGCCTTCAATGCCGCTGTCTGTGGGTGATTCTACAACCATGAGAAAGGCTATACAGACCACATCCACTGCCGATGCCATGGAGATGTTGCAAAGGGGTTTAATAGACTATTGTTTTTTGGGTGGCGCCCAGATAGATATGTATGGCAACCTAAATTCTACGGTTATAGGGGATTACAGAAAACCGTCCGTTAGATTCCCTGGAAGCGGGGGTGCTAATGATTTTGCTTCTATGTCGTGGAGGACGATAGTTGTTACCCCTCAATCAAAGAGGAGGTTTACCAACAACATCGATTTTATCACAACCCCCGGGTATTTAACTGGGCCTGGCGAAAGGGAAAGGGCCGGTTTACCAAAGGGCACAGGGCCTTATAAGGTTATCACCAACATGGCTGTTTTGGGGTTTGATGATAAGACGAAGAGGATGATGGTTGAGTCTGTCCATCCCGGTTATACGCTTGATGATGTCAGGAATAATACCGATTTTGAGCTTTTGGTTGCAGAAGATATAACACAGACAAAGCCCCCGACAGAAGAGGAGCTTTATATTTTGCGCAACGAGGTCGACCCATTCAGAGCGGTTATAGGTAAAAAAGCCCAATGA
- a CDS encoding TRAP transporter permease, protein MDEKKRKLVEELIKEDTGDVRILNKYEHMLVMFVGVSWAIFQLLIASVWTLDSTFARSIHLAFAMAMIFLSVPFFKKKKIKALPFLSQREGIPVIDYIFAAVGVATALYITVAWNGISMRMGSPSLTDVVFGLALVVMVFEATRRAVGPALPIVGILFTIYGFLGPYLPDLLAYKGVTLDKYVSQLSLSTEGIFGIPLRVSTNIVYLFVLLGAMLDKAGAGKFFIDLAFAGLGRYKGGPAKSAVVASGLTGLVSGSSVANVVTTGTFTIPLMKKTGYPATKAGATEVAASINGQLMPPIMGAAAFIIAEYVNVPYIAVVKAAFIPALVAYITLFYVSHLEASKLGLKGLPKEELPKAKEVLKNGFHYLIPITWLVIELMVLRHSPAMSAFRTIIILVFVILYQEIRKIKKEGISLVDAIKNSLKLTAEAFVSGSRNMVIVALACASAGVVVGLVATGIGSMITELVDAMSHGNIYLLLIITAMASLLLGMGLPTTANYIVMASLTAPVIVTIAQNYGFFVPLMAAHLFCFYFGIIADDTPPVGLAAYAAAALADADPIPTAVQGFIYDMRTAILPFMFVFNPDLILHNITSWPKIIMIFVMAILGSFAFASALQGWFLTKNKWYEIPFFLFASWVLFNPAGILHWLHLPNDMKYYMYFIGLAVMGLLYLEQKMRIKSKPAMAA, encoded by the coding sequence ATGGATGAGAAAAAAAGAAAGCTTGTTGAGGAGCTGATAAAAGAGGATACCGGCGATGTCAGGATACTCAACAAATATGAGCATATGCTCGTTATGTTTGTCGGTGTCAGCTGGGCGATATTCCAGCTTCTGATAGCAAGCGTCTGGACGCTTGATTCCACTTTCGCCCGATCAATACACCTTGCCTTTGCTATGGCAATGATATTCTTGTCTGTTCCGTTTTTTAAGAAGAAGAAAATAAAGGCCTTACCGTTTCTGTCTCAGAGGGAAGGGATTCCAGTAATAGATTATATCTTTGCGGCCGTGGGTGTTGCCACAGCTCTTTATATAACCGTTGCCTGGAACGGCATATCCATGCGCATGGGCTCGCCCAGCTTGACCGATGTTGTTTTCGGTTTGGCTTTGGTTGTGATGGTGTTTGAGGCAACAAGGAGGGCTGTTGGCCCTGCTTTGCCTATCGTGGGAATACTCTTTACGATTTACGGCTTTTTGGGGCCTTATCTGCCGGATTTGCTGGCTTACAAGGGTGTTACGCTGGATAAATATGTTAGCCAGCTCTCTCTATCCACAGAGGGTATCTTCGGCATACCTTTAAGGGTTTCAACCAATATTGTCTATCTGTTTGTTTTGCTTGGTGCTATGCTGGATAAGGCCGGTGCAGGTAAGTTTTTTATCGACTTGGCATTTGCAGGCCTTGGAAGGTATAAAGGGGGGCCGGCAAAGTCGGCTGTTGTGGCAAGCGGTCTGACTGGACTTGTTTCTGGCTCGTCTGTTGCCAATGTTGTCACAACAGGAACATTCACCATCCCTTTGATGAAAAAAACGGGCTATCCTGCCACAAAGGCCGGGGCTACAGAGGTTGCAGCAAGTATAAATGGTCAGCTTATGCCGCCAATTATGGGTGCTGCAGCGTTTATTATAGCCGAGTATGTCAATGTGCCATACATTGCCGTTGTCAAGGCAGCGTTTATCCCCGCTTTAGTGGCATACATAACCCTTTTCTATGTTTCACACCTTGAGGCAAGCAAGCTGGGGCTAAAGGGCCTGCCAAAGGAGGAGTTGCCTAAAGCTAAAGAGGTTCTAAAAAACGGTTTTCACTATTTGATACCCATCACCTGGCTTGTTATTGAGTTGATGGTTTTAAGGCATTCACCGGCAATGTCTGCCTTTAGAACGATCATAATACTGGTTTTTGTCATCCTTTATCAGGAGATTAGAAAGATCAAAAAAGAGGGCATAAGCCTTGTTGATGCTATAAAGAACTCTCTCAAACTTACGGCCGAGGCCTTTGTTTCCGGCTCAAGGAATATGGTTATAGTGGCTTTGGCGTGTGCTTCTGCCGGTGTTGTTGTTGGTCTTGTGGCCACAGGCATAGGCAGTATGATAACAGAGCTTGTCGATGCCATGTCCCATGGGAATATCTATTTACTTCTGATTATAACGGCTATGGCGAGCCTTCTTTTGGGTATGGGTCTTCCCACAACGGCAAACTACATCGTTATGGCCTCTCTGACTGCCCCTGTTATTGTAACAATTGCCCAGAATTACGGGTTCTTTGTTCCATTGATGGCAGCACATCTATTCTGCTTCTATTTTGGAATTATAGCCGATGATACACCGCCTGTGGGGTTGGCTGCTTATGCTGCGGCGGCTTTGGCTGATGCTGACCCCATACCTACGGCAGTTCAAGGGTTCATATACGATATGAGGACAGCAATCTTGCCGTTTATGTTTGTCTTTAATCCAGATCTAATATTGCACAACATAACAAGCTGGCCCAAGATAATCATGATATTTGTGATGGCTATTCTTGGCTCGTTTGCCTTTGCCAGCGCCCTTCAGGGGTGGTTTTTAACAAAGAACAAGTGGTATGAGATTCCGTTCTTCCTGTTTGCATCGTGGGTATTGTTCAATCCTGCAGGCATATTGCACTGGCTTCATCTGCCAAACGATATGAAGTATTATATGTACTTCATCGGCCTTGCCGTTATGGGTCTTTTGTATCTTGAACAGAAGATGAGGATAAAATCTAAGCCAGCAATGGCTGCCTAA
- a CDS encoding FapA family protein: MEEFQTIERETDNIQEAIEEAATTLGYPKKFLDFEILQEREEKDNVGNIKKVYKIKIFINEKKAKDKLNSIISIETEPGKHPMKAFVCVDTLKLDEPLTDIDESRIIELLKKEIAKNGIVFGVKSKILPAIAQEIRKRLSPSFKPFKILIAEGKKPVRGENSKLIFHFDKYKAAGTIYKNGKIDYKNKNFLVPVKKGQLLIEFFKPTQGEEGYDVLGNILVQDVGVMIDDLEEVKFSPDSVEKIEEGRVVKVISNKDGVIVFKNGIYEIDTSVSIDKVDIKTTGNLNADGDVELEIGSGLNSGIEDTIAAGMKVKGKKVVVNGDVGPKATIEAEEVEIKGSVHQDAFIKAKKAKIAICRGRVEADEIDVDLSEHARLTAKNKVNINKAVATRIFAPKVQINDVMMSSCITTSSDSVLINKVEGGDNIISIKPLELPWIKEKYKELLMKEKYAKTILKGQEKKFFAIRDKIEAEKEKQEDILKTIQKLKKDGKNVPNALLVAVKKFKELQETFKKEKEEYDSIKKEVENLHKQIENLRNSYKDGHIIIKDTIPSNNIIEFDDNLKQVLDKEHKKVKIYVREIQGKESIVIEPVVEDVETDDA; encoded by the coding sequence ATGGAAGAGTTCCAAACGATAGAAAGAGAAACAGACAACATACAAGAAGCGATAGAGGAAGCTGCCACTACATTAGGATACCCTAAAAAATTTTTAGACTTTGAGATATTACAAGAGAGAGAAGAAAAAGACAATGTAGGCAATATAAAAAAAGTATATAAAATAAAAATTTTCATAAACGAGAAAAAAGCAAAAGACAAACTAAACAGCATAATATCCATCGAAACAGAACCAGGAAAGCATCCGATGAAGGCCTTTGTTTGCGTGGACACACTAAAACTCGATGAACCGTTAACGGATATAGATGAATCAAGGATAATAGAACTGCTAAAAAAAGAGATAGCCAAAAACGGCATAGTATTCGGTGTAAAATCCAAAATACTGCCAGCCATAGCACAGGAAATAAGAAAAAGACTATCACCATCTTTTAAACCATTTAAAATACTTATAGCAGAAGGGAAAAAACCCGTAAGAGGAGAAAACAGTAAGCTTATCTTCCACTTTGACAAATACAAAGCAGCAGGCACTATATACAAAAATGGCAAGATAGACTATAAAAACAAAAACTTCCTTGTGCCAGTAAAAAAGGGTCAATTATTGATAGAATTTTTCAAACCCACCCAGGGCGAGGAAGGATATGATGTCTTGGGTAATATATTAGTGCAAGATGTCGGTGTAATGATTGATGACTTAGAGGAAGTGAAATTCTCACCAGACTCCGTTGAAAAAATAGAAGAAGGAAGAGTTGTAAAGGTAATATCCAACAAAGACGGTGTCATAGTATTTAAAAACGGCATATACGAAATAGACACCTCCGTATCCATAGATAAAGTCGACATAAAAACAACAGGAAATCTAAATGCCGACGGCGATGTAGAATTAGAAATTGGAAGTGGCCTAAATAGCGGCATAGAAGACACCATAGCAGCAGGCATGAAGGTTAAAGGGAAAAAAGTAGTGGTAAACGGTGATGTAGGCCCCAAGGCAACAATCGAGGCAGAAGAGGTGGAGATAAAAGGGAGCGTCCATCAAGATGCATTCATAAAGGCAAAAAAGGCCAAAATAGCTATATGCAGGGGAAGGGTGGAAGCAGACGAGATAGATGTAGACCTATCAGAGCATGCACGCCTTACGGCAAAAAACAAGGTAAACATAAACAAGGCTGTGGCAACAAGGATATTTGCACCCAAAGTCCAGATAAACGATGTCATGATGTCATCCTGCATAACCACATCTTCAGATAGTGTATTAATAAATAAAGTAGAGGGTGGGGATAACATAATATCGATAAAACCATTAGAGCTCCCATGGATAAAAGAAAAATACAAAGAACTATTAATGAAGGAAAAATATGCCAAAACAATTCTCAAGGGTCAAGAAAAAAAATTCTTCGCAATCAGGGATAAGATAGAAGCAGAAAAAGAAAAGCAGGAGGACATTCTAAAAACTATACAGAAACTAAAAAAAGACGGTAAAAATGTGCCTAATGCTTTACTTGTAGCCGTTAAAAAGTTTAAAGAGCTTCAGGAAACATTCAAAAAAGAAAAAGAAGAATATGATAGCATAAAAAAAGAGGTGGAAAACCTCCATAAACAGATAGAAAATCTAAGAAATAGCTATAAAGACGGCCATATTATAATAAAAGACACCATCCCTTCCAACAACATTATAGAATTTGATGATAACCTCAAACAAGTGTTAGACAAAGAGCACAAAAAAGTCAAGATATATGTAAGAGAGATTCAAGGCAAAGAGTCTATAGTAATAGAGCCAGTTGTAGAAGATGTAGAAACAGATGACGCCTAA
- a CDS encoding baseplate J/gp47 family protein, which produces MNFVNIDTSQIEAEILKIYETISNKKLYPADPVRLILETVAYVVAILKNDINYTGKQNLLAYAKGEHLDKLGELLGVKRLQATSAITTLKFSVSEPLSFDVVIPKGTRALAPYRGIYVTSAWARCFR; this is translated from the coding sequence ATGAATTTTGTAAATATTGATACATCCCAGATCGAGGCCGAGATTCTGAAAATATACGAGACCATTTCCAACAAGAAGCTTTATCCTGCAGATCCTGTAAGACTTATACTCGAAACAGTTGCTTATGTTGTTGCTATTTTAAAAAACGACATAAACTATACAGGTAAACAGAATCTCCTTGCTTATGCAAAAGGGGAGCACTTAGATAAACTCGGTGAGCTACTTGGCGTAAAGAGACTTCAAGCCACAAGTGCAATTACGACTCTCAAATTTTCAGTGAGCGAGCCTCTTTCTTTTGATGTTGTTATACCAAAAGGGACAAGGGCTTTAGCACCCTATCGTGGGATTTATGTTACTTCGGCATGGGCGAGGTGCTTTCGATGA
- a CDS encoding YbaK/EbsC family protein produces the protein MAKKEKLPSTQALRFLKANKVSFKPYFYKYVERGGTEEPSKQLGIDEHRIVKTLIFEDDSSKPFVVLMNGDYEVSLKNLARVLNTKKVSIAKIERAERYSGYRVGGTSPFGLRTKMRILAQRDIFEFDTVLINGGQRGFLVEVSTEDLKRVLDLEIVDVAIPK, from the coding sequence ATGGCAAAGAAGGAGAAGCTGCCTTCCACTCAGGCCTTGAGGTTTTTAAAGGCCAATAAGGTTTCCTTTAAGCCGTATTTTTACAAGTATGTTGAACGGGGCGGAACGGAAGAGCCCTCAAAACAATTGGGCATTGATGAACACAGGATAGTAAAAACGCTTATATTTGAGGATGATTCTTCAAAACCCTTTGTGGTTTTAATGAACGGCGATTATGAGGTGTCTTTGAAAAACCTTGCAAGGGTGCTGAATACTAAAAAGGTCAGTATAGCCAAGATAGAAAGAGCAGAGAGGTATTCTGGATACAGGGTTGGCGGCACATCCCCTTTTGGCTTAAGGACAAAGATGAGGATCCTTGCCCAGAGGGATATATTTGAGTTCGATACCGTTTTGATAAACGGCGGGCAGAGGGGTTTCCTTGTTGAGGTATCCACCGAGGATTTAAAAAGGGTGTTGGATTTAGAGATTGTGGATGTGGCTATACCCAAATAA
- a CDS encoding CoA transferase subunit A has product MESIGELLGFRHPDEMREFFRNKSKKMESKLTSLEDAVDRFVKEGDYLAIGGFGLVRIPMAFLHEMIRQKKKGLKCAAFTSNLDTDMLAAGEMFDKTDVSYAIAFEALGIPKMIRRYFESGKVYTTEWSNGALGWRYKAAAMGLSYLPIRSMLGTDTQNYSAAKEITCPFTGMKYLAVPALYPDVAVIHVHAADIYGNSYIKGVLIADVDIAKASKKVIITAERIVPVDFFRDNPERTTIPFYLVDAVVKSPYGSYPANMPYEYFLDVDHLREMLDAFSTQEGLEDFLNKNIFQCKDFFDYINLHGGLKRIQHLIELENEILGGYNG; this is encoded by the coding sequence ATGGAGAGTATTGGAGAATTGTTGGGTTTTAGGCATCCCGATGAGATGAGGGAGTTTTTTAGAAATAAATCGAAGAAGATGGAGTCTAAGTTAACCTCCCTTGAGGATGCCGTCGATAGGTTTGTAAAAGAGGGTGATTATCTTGCTATAGGCGGTTTTGGGTTGGTTAGAATACCTATGGCTTTCCTTCATGAGATGATAAGGCAGAAAAAGAAGGGATTGAAGTGTGCAGCCTTTACATCCAATTTGGACACAGACATGCTTGCTGCGGGTGAGATGTTTGATAAGACCGATGTCTCTTACGCCATCGCCTTTGAGGCTTTGGGCATACCCAAAATGATCAGGAGGTATTTTGAAAGTGGCAAGGTTTATACAACAGAATGGTCAAACGGGGCATTAGGCTGGAGGTATAAGGCTGCAGCTATGGGCTTGTCTTATCTGCCCATACGGTCTATGCTTGGCACAGATACCCAGAACTACAGTGCGGCAAAAGAGATTACATGCCCCTTTACAGGCATGAAATACCTGGCTGTGCCTGCTCTTTATCCTGATGTTGCCGTTATACATGTTCATGCGGCGGATATTTACGGTAATAGCTATATAAAGGGTGTGTTGATTGCAGATGTGGATATAGCCAAGGCGTCAAAGAAGGTCATCATAACAGCAGAGAGGATTGTTCCTGTCGATTTTTTCAGGGATAACCCGGAAAGAACCACCATACCCTTCTATCTTGTTGATGCCGTTGTAAAATCGCCTTATGGCTCGTATCCTGCTAACATGCCCTATGAGTATTTTTTGGATGTTGATCATTTAAGGGAGATGCTTGATGCCTTTTCTACTCAGGAGGGTCTTGAGGATTTCTTGAATAAAAATATATTCCAATGCAAGGATTTCTTTGATTACATAAATCTCCACGGCGGCCTTAAAAGGATTCAACACCTAATCGAATTGGAGAACGAGATCTTGGGAGGCTATAATGGATAG
- a CDS encoding TAXI family TRAP transporter solute-binding subunit: MKRFVYGLMALMFMFTLGFTANAKVTFVTIGTGGVTGVYYPAGGAISKMVNAKFKQYHIKMTVESTGGSVYNINAVLSGDLDFGICQSDRQYEAWHGLAEWKNKGPQKNLRSVFALHPESITLVASVDSGIKSVYDLKGKRVNLGNPGSGQLQNSKDILKAFGISLKDIKPEYVKAVEAPGLLQDGRIDAFFYTVGHPNGNIKEATSGRIKVRIIPITGKPVEKLLKEHPYYAKAKILVKKFYPMAANKQDVVWTVGVKATVVTSKNEPENVVYAITKEVFENLDTFKKLHPAFSVLTKKNMLEGLTAPIHPGALKYYKESGLIKYIPKNLIK, translated from the coding sequence ATGAAGAGGTTTGTTTACGGGTTGATGGCGTTGATGTTCATGTTTACTCTTGGTTTTACTGCCAACGCTAAGGTTACCTTCGTTACGATCGGCACAGGCGGTGTCACAGGTGTTTACTATCCTGCTGGCGGTGCTATCTCTAAGATGGTGAACGCCAAGTTTAAGCAGTATCACATCAAAATGACTGTTGAATCCACCGGTGGTTCTGTCTACAACATCAATGCGGTTTTAAGTGGTGATCTGGATTTTGGAATCTGTCAGTCCGATAGGCAGTATGAGGCTTGGCACGGTTTGGCAGAGTGGAAGAACAAGGGTCCTCAAAAGAACTTAAGGAGTGTTTTTGCCCTCCATCCTGAGTCTATAACACTTGTTGCTTCTGTTGATAGCGGTATAAAGAGTGTTTATGACTTGAAGGGCAAGAGGGTTAACCTGGGCAACCCGGGTTCTGGTCAGCTTCAGAACTCAAAAGACATACTAAAGGCTTTCGGTATCTCTCTTAAGGATATTAAGCCTGAGTATGTTAAGGCCGTTGAGGCACCTGGCCTTCTTCAGGATGGCAGGATTGATGCTTTCTTCTATACAGTGGGACACCCCAATGGAAATATCAAAGAAGCAACAAGCGGAAGGATAAAGGTCAGGATTATACCTATTACGGGTAAGCCTGTTGAGAAGCTTCTAAAAGAACATCCATACTATGCAAAGGCCAAAATACTCGTAAAGAAGTTCTATCCAATGGCTGCTAACAAACAGGATGTTGTTTGGACTGTCGGTGTTAAGGCCACTGTTGTGACAAGCAAGAACGAGCCTGAAAATGTTGTTTATGCTATAACAAAAGAGGTATTCGAGAATCTCGATACATTCAAGAAGCTCCATCCGGCATTCTCCGTTCTTACAAAGAAGAATATGCTTGAGGGTCTAACGGCTCCTATACACCCCGGTGCATTGAAGTATTACAAAGAGAGCGGTCTAATAAAATACATACCGAAGAATCTTATCAAGTAA